In Papaver somniferum cultivar HN1 chromosome 1, ASM357369v1, whole genome shotgun sequence, a genomic segment contains:
- the LOC113274605 gene encoding F-box/kelch-repeat protein At3g23880-like, whose translation MESLPIEIPEYIFTRLPLESTLQCKRVCKIWRTLIGKGKVGMLFSFERISTSKQKSRNEVQLFYGDRICYHPREDNLEKYDSGDTLTHDFDKKEVSLETLVLGNTIVGSCNGLICFWSPRPRAFVICNPVTGEHVFLPRNRAPEGGFGYLESKNEYKVVSFYFDRCKQKRYAHVYTLGSRAGWTIVQTNYNPYILNFNSSGIFANGAIHWLNVNKNSVWDCKIVALDLADEKFKFVPSPPLDYNTARVIPKLVLLGKNLCTVFHHTGSDQGIDIWSLKIQEND comes from the coding sequence ATGGAGAGTCTTCCCATAGAGATCCCAGAATACATATTCACTCGCTTGCCTCTTGAGTCTACCTTACAATGCAAACGAGTATGCAAAATTTGGAGAACGCTCATTGGTAAAGGTAAAGTCGGTATGCTTTTCTCGTTTGAACGCATTAGCACTTCTAAGCAAAAGAGCCGAAACGAAGTACAACTCTTTTATGGAGATCGTATTTGTTATCATCCGCGCGAAGATAATCTGGAGAAGTACGACTCCGGTGACACACTTACACACGATTTTGACAAGAAAGAGGTAAGCTTAGAAACACTTGTATTGGGTAACACCATTGTTGGTTCTTGCAATGGTTTAATCTGTTTTTGGTCTCCACGTCCCCGTGCATTCGTCATTTGCAATCCTGTAACTGGGGAACACGTTTTTCTTCCAAGAAATAGAGCGCCAGAAGGTGGATTTGGTTACCTTGAATCGAAAAATGAGTATAAAGTTGTTAGTTTCTATTTTGATAGATGTAAACAGAAGAGATATGCCCATGTGTATACTCTTGGCAGTCGGGCTGGGTGGACAATCGTCCAAACTAATTACAACCCTTACATTTTGAATTTTAATAGTTCAGGTATCTTTGCTAATGGAGCTATTCATTGGTTAAACGTCAATAAGAATAGTGTATGGGACTGTAAGATTGTGGCTTTGGATTTGGCAGATGAAAAGTTTAAATTCGTCCCATCGCCACCTTTGGATTATAATACTGCTAGAGTAATCCCTAAACTGGTGTTGTTGGGAAAGAATTTGTGTACTGTTTTTCATCACACCGGCAGCGATCAAGGCATAGATATATGGTCACTCAAGATTCAAGAAAACGATTAA
- the LOC113274600 gene encoding zinc finger MYM-type protein 1-like yields the protein MPNNRKPSKRGRLEEYYNPIPRVDRSESVALAPNIELNEVVVDAVEPEELHTQRTGIEEDRPEVMNVTPLERDPGLRIPPRLKYPRSKFGKQYRGFNFSWFAQHPWLEYSPSKDAAYCFQCFLFESDPPKHSAFTSEGFKRWCSVNNGSACAFLKHSGNVDSGHSTAQGNSEALKNSAQRISLLVEKQSIEAVTRHRLRLKTTIDCLRWLARQQCAFRGHDESKGSRNRGNFIELIKYSASLNRYVNAVVLENATGNATYTSPKIQKEILNIISNTVRSKIREEIGNAKYCILVDDSRDASKKEQMVIVLRYVDIDGYVQERFFDIQHVENTCALTLKNGITKILNYYDLQVENMRGQGYDGASNMCGQWNGLQALFREECKYAYYVHCFSHRLQLALVKTAETLGPVWKFYSMLSSIVNLVTSSSHRFGDFQSAQEDEIAKRLSSGELETGKGANQIGTLPRATDTRWSSHYGSVCSLIDKFEATCTTIDHIGASDPKVTPKVGEAQSISEEMRSFSCQS from the exons ATGCCGAATAATCGTAAACCAAGCAAACGAGGAAGATTAGAAGAATATTACAACCCTATTCCCAGAGTAGATAGATCAGAAAGTGTTGCTCTTGCTCCAAATATTGAACTCAATGAAGTAGTTGTTGATGCAGTTGAACCCGAAGAATTGCACACCCAAAGAACTGGAATAGAAGAAGACAGACCTGAAGTGATGAATGTTACTCCATTAGAACGTGATCCGGGGTTACGAATTCCA CCGAGATTAAAATATCCCCGCTCTAAATTCGGAAAGCAATACCGTGGTTTTAATTTTAGTTGGTTCGCACAACATCCTTGGTTGGAGTATTCACCTTCTAAAGATGCTGCATATTGTTTTCAGTGTTTTCTTTTTGAATCAGATCCTCCAAAACACTCAGCATTCACTAGTGAAGGTTTCAAAAGATGGtgttctgttaataatggatcagCATGTGCATTTCTAAAACACTCTGGAAATGTTGATTCTGGACACTCTACTGCCCAAGGAAATTCTGAAGCTTTGAAGAATTCAGCTCAGCGAATAAGTCTTTTGGTAGAGAAACAATCAATAGAGGCTGTAACGAGACATAGGTTGCGTCTCAAGACAACAATTGACTGTTTAAGATGGCTTGCGCGTCAACAATGTGCTTTCAGAGGTCACGATGAGTCAAAAGGTTCAAGGAATCGTGGGAATTTTATTGAATTGATCAAGTATTCAGCATCACTTAATAGATATGTGAATGCAGTCGTCTTGGAGAATGCCACTGGAAATGCCACTTATACTTCACCCAAGATTCAGAAAGAGATCTTAAATATTATATCTAACACAGTTAGAAGCAAGATTCGCGAGGAAATTGGAAATGCCAAATATTGTATCCTTGTTGATGACTCGCGGGACGCTTCCAAGAAAGAGCAAATGGTGATTGTTTTAAGGTATGTGGATATTGATGGTTATGTTCAAGAAAGGTTTTTTGATATTCAACATGTTGAAAATACTTGTGCTTTAACTCTGAAAAATGGAATAACAAAAATTCTTAATTATTATGATCTTCAAGTTGAAAACATGCGAGGGCAGGGGTATGATGGCGCAAGTAATATGTGTGGTCAGTGGAATGGCTTACAAGCCTTGTTTCGTGAGGAATGTAAATATGCATATTATGTTCATTGTTTTTCACATCGCCTTCAGCTAGCACTTGTGAAAACAGCTGAAACTTTGGGTCCAGTTTGGAAATTTTATTCTATGTTATCATCAATTGTCAATCTTGTTACATCATCTTCACATCGATTTGGTGATTTTCAGTCTGCTCAAGAAGATGAGATTGCCAAAAGGTTATCTAGTGGTGAACTTGAGACAGGGAAAGGGGCAAACCAAATAGGTACTTTGCCACGTGCTACTGATACCCGTTGGAGTTCCCATTATGGTTCCGTATGCAGTTTGATAGATAAGTTCGAAGCAACCTGCACAACTATCGACCATATTGGCGCAAGTGATCCGAAAGTGACTCCTAAAGTTGGTGAAGCACAAAGTATTTCTGAAGAAATGAGGTCATTCAG TTGTCAGAGTTAG